A genomic region of Pseudomonas sp. MPC6 contains the following coding sequences:
- the tssJ gene encoding type VI secretion system lipoprotein TssJ — protein sequence MSRRSTDFFKVLTALTTLALLAGCSTLSPYSHVTKLNLKLTASDQLNPDLNGRPSPIVVRLFELKHPVAFENADFFSLYERAKESLAPDMVSTEELELRPGETVELKLSVEEGSRYVGVLAAYRDLPDTKWRYTLQVAPVDVTDADLTLDQSGIRTTHELLVKAAD from the coding sequence ATGTCTCGCCGCTCGACTGATTTTTTTAAGGTGCTGACTGCACTGACCACCTTGGCACTGTTGGCCGGTTGCTCGACGCTATCGCCATATTCCCACGTCACCAAACTCAACCTAAAGCTGACGGCCAGCGATCAGTTGAACCCGGACCTCAACGGTCGTCCGTCGCCAATTGTCGTACGTCTGTTTGAGCTCAAGCACCCTGTGGCGTTCGAGAACGCGGACTTCTTCAGCCTGTACGAGCGCGCCAAGGAGTCCCTGGCTCCGGACATGGTGTCGACCGAGGAGCTGGAGCTGCGTCCGGGCGAAACCGTCGAACTCAAGCTTAGCGTGGAGGAGGGTAGCCGCTACGTCGGTGTCCTCGCCGCCTACCGTGACCTGCCGGATACCAAATGGCGCTACACCCTGCAAGTCGCCCCGGTGGACGTCACCGACGCCGACCTGACGCTCGACCAGAGCGGCATTCGCACCACCCATGAATTGCTAGTCAAGGCGGCTGACTGA